In the Peptoclostridium acidaminophilum DSM 3953 genome, one interval contains:
- a CDS encoding deoxycytidylate deaminase gives MSRPSWDEYFMEIAHVVKKRSTCLRRQVGAVIVKERQILSTGYNGAPRGLLHCIDIGCQREKLGIPSGERHELCRATHAEQNAIVQAAYSGISIKDATIYCTTMPCILCSKMIINAGIKRVVFEGSYPDGMSLDILREAGVEINKVD, from the coding sequence TTGAGCAGACCTTCTTGGGATGAGTACTTCATGGAAATTGCGCATGTAGTCAAGAAGCGCTCCACATGTCTTAGGCGGCAGGTGGGCGCTGTTATAGTCAAGGAAAGACAAATACTTTCAACAGGATACAACGGGGCTCCCAGGGGCCTTTTGCATTGCATAGACATAGGCTGTCAAAGAGAAAAGCTCGGGATTCCTTCGGGAGAAAGGCACGAGCTGTGCAGAGCCACACATGCAGAGCAAAACGCCATTGTACAGGCCGCATACAGCGGAATAAGCATAAAGGATGCCACGATATACTGTACTACTATGCCCTGCATACTGTGTTCGAAGATGATAATAAACGCAGGCATAAAGCGGGTGGTGTTCGAAGGCAGCTATCCGGACGGCATGTCGCTTGACATATTAAGGGAAGCCGGAGTGGAAATCAATAAGGTTGATTAA
- the wecB gene encoding non-hydrolyzing UDP-N-acetylglucosamine 2-epimerase → MKKKLMTVFGTRPEAIKMAPLVKLLQKNGEFEVKVCVTAQHRQMLDMVLELFAIEPDYDLDIMQHGQTITDITSRVIKGMEEVLKAEKPDMLLVHGDTTTTFASALAAFYQKVPVGHVEAGLRSGNKYSPYPEEMNRMLTTSISELHFAPTQGNRENLLKENIADYKIAVTGNTVIDALMSVIKEDYSFGGELDAVDFENKKVVLLTCHRRENWGEPMINIFKAVRRLVDAHKDVEVVFPIHMNPNIRKIAAEILSGNERIHIIEPLDYEPFANLISKCHIVMTDSGGIQEEAPALGKPVVVMRTETERPEAVEAGTVKIAGVFEDDVYNAAALLIEDDAEYLEMARAVNPYGNGTACEKINKKLAEFFCH, encoded by the coding sequence ATGAAGAAAAAGTTAATGACTGTATTTGGAACAAGGCCAGAAGCCATAAAGATGGCGCCGCTTGTAAAGCTGCTCCAAAAGAACGGTGAGTTCGAAGTTAAGGTTTGCGTCACGGCACAGCACAGGCAGATGCTCGACATGGTGCTTGAGCTGTTCGCAATAGAGCCTGACTATGACCTTGACATAATGCAGCACGGACAGACTATTACCGATATAACATCGAGAGTTATAAAGGGCATGGAGGAAGTTCTGAAAGCTGAAAAACCTGACATGTTGCTTGTGCACGGCGATACAACAACCACATTCGCATCCGCGCTGGCCGCTTTCTACCAGAAAGTGCCCGTGGGGCACGTCGAGGCAGGGCTGCGCAGCGGCAACAAGTATTCTCCTTATCCAGAGGAGATGAACAGGATGCTCACGACTTCAATATCAGAGCTTCATTTTGCTCCGACACAGGGCAACAGGGAGAACCTGCTGAAGGAAAACATTGCTGATTACAAGATAGCAGTTACTGGAAACACTGTAATAGATGCGCTAATGTCTGTGATAAAAGAGGACTACAGCTTCGGAGGAGAACTTGACGCTGTAGACTTTGAAAACAAGAAGGTAGTGCTGCTTACCTGCCATAGGAGAGAAAATTGGGGAGAGCCGATGATTAACATATTCAAGGCTGTCAGAAGGCTTGTAGACGCCCACAAAGACGTCGAAGTTGTATTCCCTATACATATGAATCCAAACATAAGGAAAATCGCTGCTGAAATACTCTCCGGCAACGAGAGGATACATATAATTGAGCCGCTTGACTACGAGCCATTTGCAAATCTCATAAGCAAGTGCCATATTGTCATGACCGATTCTGGAGGCATACAGGAGGAGGCTCCTGCACTGGGCAAGCCTGTTGTAGTCATGAGGACAGAAACAGAAAGGCCGGAGGCTGTAGAGGCTGGCACTGTAAAGATAGCAGGCGTGTTTGAGGATGATGTCTACAATGCGGCAGCGCTGCTTATAGAAGACGATGCCGAGTATCTAGAAATGGCAAGAGCGGTCAATCCTTATGGGAACGGAACTGCATGTGAAAAAATAAACAAAAAGCTGGCCGAGTTTTTCTGCCATTAG
- the upp gene encoding uracil phosphoribosyltransferase, with the protein MSKVIEVKHPLIQHKLTLIRDKNTGSKDFRLLVKEVSLLLGYEVTSDLPLEEVEIETPLVKAKSYVIAGKKLGIIPILRAGLGMVDAMLELMPAAKVGHIGLYRDPETLKPVEYYCKLPSDVSERKLIVVDPMLATGGSAAAAITFLKEKGANDIKLVNIIASPEGISEVQKLHPDVDIYVASIDERLNDHGYILPGLGDAGDRLFGTK; encoded by the coding sequence ATGTCTAAGGTGATAGAAGTAAAGCACCCGCTTATACAGCATAAGCTTACACTTATAAGGGACAAGAATACTGGCTCGAAGGATTTCAGGCTGTTAGTGAAGGAGGTTTCGCTGCTTCTTGGATATGAGGTGACAAGCGATCTTCCTCTGGAAGAGGTTGAAATAGAAACTCCGCTCGTTAAGGCAAAGAGCTATGTCATTGCGGGCAAGAAGCTTGGTATAATACCGATACTAAGAGCAGGGCTTGGCATGGTGGATGCAATGCTTGAGCTCATGCCAGCGGCTAAGGTAGGCCACATAGGCCTGTACAGGGATCCGGAAACGCTTAAGCCTGTGGAATACTACTGCAAGCTGCCTTCTGATGTAAGTGAAAGGAAGCTTATAGTAGTTGACCCTATGCTTGCTACGGGAGGGTCTGCCGCTGCAGCAATTACGTTTCTTAAGGAAAAAGGGGCAAACGACATAAAGCTTGTTAATATAATTGCTTCTCCTGAAGGCATAAGCGAGGTTCAAAAATTGCATCCCGATGTGGATATTTATGTTGCTTCAATAGACGAGAGACTCAACGACCATGGATACATACTTCCTGGACTTGGAGATGCTGGAGACAGACTTTTTGGAACAAAGTAG
- a CDS encoding low molecular weight protein arginine phosphatase, with the protein MKILFVCTGNTCRSPMAEGFLNAIAQKGDLDICAASAGVLTHDGLFASENAVIAMREYGIDISPHRSALIRKEAVLDADIVLTMSSSHRDMLLFSFGSEGKSIFTLKEFLGIGDADVIDPYGGDINIYRATAAEIKNLVERLLDLLARSGKYGDEFKKI; encoded by the coding sequence ATGAAGATACTTTTTGTATGCACTGGAAACACATGCAGAAGCCCGATGGCTGAAGGCTTTCTCAATGCTATAGCGCAAAAGGGCGATCTTGACATCTGCGCAGCCTCGGCAGGTGTACTGACTCATGACGGGCTTTTTGCATCGGAAAATGCGGTGATTGCAATGAGGGAGTACGGAATAGACATATCCCCTCACAGGAGCGCTCTGATAAGAAAAGAAGCAGTGCTGGACGCGGATATAGTGCTGACAATGAGCAGCTCGCACAGGGACATGCTGCTTTTTAGTTTTGGAAGTGAGGGCAAGAGCATATTTACGCTTAAAGAATTCTTGGGAATTGGCGATGCTGACGTTATTGATCCCTATGGAGGGGATATAAATATATACAGGGCTACGGCTGCTGAAATAAAAAATCTCGTTGAGAGACTGCTTGATTTGCTCGCTCGGAGCGGGAAGTATGGCGATGAATTCAAAAAAATTTAG
- the rpiB gene encoding ribose 5-phosphate isomerase B: MKIAVASDHGGLCLKEEIKGYLLSKGYEVVDFGTDSDKSVDYPAFGKAAAVAVSSGAADKGIICCGTGIGISMAANKVKGIRCAVVSDTFSAKMSRAHNDANMLSLGERVVGKGLALEIVDAWLATEFEGGRHENRVRQIMEIEGC; the protein is encoded by the coding sequence TTGAAAATAGCAGTTGCAAGTGATCACGGTGGTCTTTGCCTTAAGGAGGAGATAAAGGGTTATCTGCTTTCGAAGGGTTATGAGGTTGTTGATTTTGGAACTGACAGCGACAAGTCCGTGGACTATCCTGCATTCGGCAAGGCTGCTGCAGTTGCAGTATCTTCCGGCGCGGCGGACAAGGGCATAATATGCTGCGGTACAGGAATAGGCATATCCATGGCTGCAAACAAGGTAAAGGGAATAAGATGCGCCGTTGTTTCGGACACATTCTCGGCCAAAATGTCGAGAGCGCACAATGATGCAAACATGCTTTCACTGGGTGAGAGAGTCGTAGGAAAGGGTCTTGCGCTTGAAATAGTAGACGCCTGGCTGGCCACTGAATTCGAGGGCGGAAGGCATGAAAACAGAGTAAGGCAGATAATGGAGATTGAAGGCTGCTAA
- a CDS encoding glycosyltransferase family 4 protein has product MDLKSIMNVFLAFGVAFAVSYLLTPYVIRLAHNVGAIDVPKDDRRVHKKPVPRLGGIGIFLGFIVASFLFVDMSPMYMSIIAGSFIIVGIGIIDDIKPVSPKVKFSAQILAAAVVMYFGVRIEWITNPLDKVDGMMYLGMFGIPLTLLWIVGATNTINLIDGLDGLAAGVSAIAALTLTLVAVINNQTTEVVLLVALAGGALGFLPYNFNPAKVFMGDTGSLFLGFILAVISIEGAMKSATALAVAIPILAMGFPIFDTTFAIIRRAANGRSIVEADKGHLHHRLLSKGLSQKQTVLALYGISIMLGVSAVTICEVSTMEAVGVLSVVMMAIYYGMIKLRLLSLDDEIE; this is encoded by the coding sequence ATGGATTTGAAGAGCATTATGAATGTGTTCCTCGCGTTTGGAGTGGCATTTGCAGTGTCGTATCTTTTGACTCCGTATGTGATACGGCTGGCTCATAATGTCGGAGCCATAGACGTGCCAAAGGACGACAGGCGAGTACATAAGAAACCCGTGCCAAGGCTTGGCGGCATTGGAATATTCCTTGGATTTATAGTGGCCTCATTCTTGTTTGTAGATATGAGCCCGATGTATATGTCTATAATAGCAGGTTCTTTCATAATAGTTGGAATAGGAATAATAGATGATATAAAGCCTGTGAGCCCCAAGGTGAAGTTCTCGGCGCAAATACTTGCGGCCGCCGTTGTAATGTATTTTGGAGTAAGGATAGAGTGGATAACAAACCCATTAGACAAAGTGGACGGCATGATGTACCTTGGAATGTTCGGAATACCGCTGACGCTCCTTTGGATAGTTGGCGCAACGAACACAATAAACCTTATAGACGGCCTGGACGGCCTGGCTGCAGGAGTATCTGCAATAGCGGCGCTTACACTTACGCTTGTTGCTGTAATAAACAACCAGACAACTGAGGTGGTGCTCCTTGTTGCGCTTGCAGGTGGAGCGCTTGGATTCTTGCCATACAACTTCAATCCGGCAAAGGTCTTCATGGGGGATACGGGCTCGCTGTTCCTTGGCTTCATACTTGCTGTCATATCAATCGAAGGTGCTATGAAATCGGCCACAGCGCTTGCGGTGGCAATACCTATACTTGCGATGGGCTTCCCTATATTCGATACTACATTTGCCATAATAAGGCGTGCGGCCAATGGCAGATCGATTGTAGAGGCAGACAAGGGCCATTTGCATCACAGGCTCCTTAGCAAAGGCCTTTCACAAAAGCAGACTGTGCTAGCGCTTTACGGCATAAGCATAATGCTTGGCGTAAGCGCAGTTACTATATGCGAGGTAAGCACTATGGAAGCCGTAGGGGTGCTTTCCGTTGTTATGATGGCAATATATTACGGAATGATAAAGCTCAGGCTTTTGTCACTTGATGATGAAATAGAATAG